TTTGTAAGGGGATATGTagctttcttcatttattttctagtcTGCCTGTGTAACTCAAAATTACAGAACTTGGACAGTGGGTGAATGTTAGTGTGAGTCACACTGAGGCTGGACATAAGGGTTTCATCTTAAAAGTTAGAACTGTGCAGCAAAGAAATGGCCTGCCTCACAGTTGTGAGTGCTTCGTCTCTAGACTTGGTTCAAGCAGGGCCTCTGTGCCAACCTGGGAAGTGTATTGTAGTGGGGATGCCTGATCTGAGGAGATGCACCTGTATGACCCACATACAGCCTTGCAATTCCATAAGTCAATGACTTAGCCTCATGGAATTGCAAGATTCCTGGGGAGACTTAGTTACAGCCACTTTGACTTAGAACTGGAATTCCAAGGTTCCTTCCAGTGAGGTGGAAagtatgttaaaataattttctgggtTATGTCTACCCAGAGTCCTGTTTGACACTGAGGATCCTTGTCACATCGAGATGAATGTATGGAACCAAAACATCTCTAGGTCATGTTCACACAAGATTCTAACAGCAACTCAGAGGCTGAGCCATTGGCCAAATACTCTCAAGCAAAGCAGTGTAAAGTCAGAGCAGGATGAAAATCATGGGTCCCTGTTTCCAGAATTAAGGCCTGGGAGAGAAGTCATTAAGGAAAGGTGGCTGAATATTTTGTAAGGGGATATGtagttttcttcatttgttgGCAAATGCATCCTCAGATTTCCTTTTCCAGTGCCCTTGGTGTCATTGAAACTGAGACAAGGACTTTCTTACACAATTTCCTGATTGCAAGTTCCACCAGCACATTATCTGAATCAGTGGTCCTCAAATATTGACGCAGGTGAATCACCCAGGGGCCCTTCTAAAATGCAGACTCTAATTCggtaggtctggggtgggcctGAGAGTCTGCGTGTCTAACAAGTTCTCAGGAAATGCCAGTGTTGTTCCAAGGATCACACTCTGAATAGCAAGAGACCACAGGCAAGTTTGTTGAGAATGTGTACCTGTATACTGCTGTTGTGATGAGTTGATTACTATGGACGCCCAAGGCAAGCTATACCTTCCCCAAGCTGACCAGTCAGATATTCCACTCGAGAGAGAACACTATGAAAAAACAGGCAATAGGCTGCTGTAGGTGGttgattaattttaattttttaagaagggAATGTGTGCGGAGATGAGAGTAGCAGGAGGGAGCCTCTCAGGGGGAAAATCTGAGTGGATTTGTGTGCTGATTATTttagggggagaagggaaagaaagtgTTTGCATATACGAAAGAGATAATTGCTTTCCATTTAGTTCTTCAGTTTTTTTCACAAAGTTTGTAAGGAGGGTAAGTAATTAGTCCCttgggaggtggaggagagaaagTTCTCAGGATGAAAAACTGTTTTCCCTGCTGGCCTTTACTGCAGAATCAAAAGTACCTGCCCACTTTTGGAGAGGCCCACAAATAGGAACTTGTCCTGTGGTaggtttttggggggttttttggtttctgtttgttttgtttttaaggtatTTTTGATGGAGATCAAGCTACCTGGTAATAAAAAGATACTCAGGCCTCTAGGTTGTGTACCCTGGGGCATTCTTCCCCTCCCATCACCTCCTTTATTCAAAGCCGTGGCTCTGTGGGGTGGCCCCATACTGTGACCTGTGGCCACCACACTGTATATTAGGACCAGGACCTCTCCTCTCAATACCCTGGGAACAGAACTAGCTTCAGAAGTAAGTGGAAGCTGGCATCTACTCTTTGTCTTGTTTTGCTAATCCCAGCCGTCCAGGTTCAATGTGATATAAGAAATCATACACCAGACTTGTTCCTGCTCTCATTAtcttcccacccacacccagATTTTCCAAGAACGTcttccctcatccttcctccaCCCCATTACACACACCACCAATCATGCTCGTTTCCTCCTTCTCAACTGGCTTCTATGGTCTCTGCTTTACTACCCAGGGCCCCTGGTAGTCTCCTGGCCAGTCTGCTTCCAGGAAACGTAACCTCAGAGGGCCTTCCTTGGGACATGGTCCTAAGGGCCTGTGGGAGAAGTTCATGTAAAGGGGAAGGCAGCCAGTCTGGGGCAATGATTCAGCTTCCCTTCTTTCTCAAGTACATGAGAAGGAGAAAGGCTAGGCCTTGGGACTTCAACTTTCTGTGTAAGGGGCCTTGGAAAATGACCCTCAGAGAGTCACTTCTGTTTAAAAGCAAGAAGTTTTGAGGGGCCTGGATGGGGAAGTGGGCAGGCAGCTTGGGAGTGAGTGATGCTTCAACCCCAGGTGCAATCCTAGAAAAGGGGATCCCAATGGAGGCACAcagtttcttttgtttgggggaTACCAACCCTCTCTACTTTTCTTAGAGAAACTCCCATTTTCGGAAACCCATCCTAGACTCTGAAGTCAGTTCCtgagaaagaaacacacacactcgAAAAAaagcttcacacaaagaaatgtaAAGAATGTAAATAAACTATAGAGCTGGACTAGGGAAGAGAGATTTTTAATAGCCCATTTTATAATAATAGCCACATTTACTAAGCTCTTACTATGACCAAACACTGGACTAAGAGCTTTATTTGGATTATCTCTTTTAGTTGATATTATTGCAGTGTTTTCACTCCACAGCTCCCTCAAATTTATCCATTCCTTAACCATCTCAGGCTCACAGACCCTTGTCTTTGAGACATTCAAATGATGCGAGCTCATTCACTCTCTTTAGTGAGTGAGCAGAGACTTcggggttgggggacaggagagaCTAAGAAAAAGGAGGTCAAGGAGCTCCAGCAGATGTCCACTTACAGTGGAAGGTCCTTATACCTATGACTGAACAGGTGCCTTCTGGTCTTCTTATCTGTGGGCTGCTGGGTCTCTGAAGAGGATCCTTTTGGTTATATCTTCAATGACCTCCTTGACCTTCTCATTTCGGAAAGTGAAGATGAAGGGATTGAGGAAAGGAGTCACCACTGCAGTTATCAGGGCCACCACCTTGTTGAGGTGTGTGGAGTGGCCCTTGCCTGGCCTCACATAGATAAAGATGGCACTGCCATAGCCCAGAACCACCACAGTGAGGTGGGAGGCACAGGTGGAAAAGGCCTTCTGGCGCCCAGAGGACGAGGGGATGTGCAGCACTGCAGCCACGATGAGGACATAGGAGACCACGATAAGCAGCATGGTGGCCAGCACAAAGAGCAAGGATAGAAAGAAGTCCATGAACTCGATGTGGCGAGTGTCAGAGCAGGACAGCTTGAGAAGTGGGGCAGAGTCACAGAAGTAGTGGTCAATGACATTAGGGCCGCAGAACCAGAGCTGTGTTTTCTGCAGGGTCGGGGAGATGATGGAGAGGAACCCAACCACCCAACAGAGCACCACCAGCTTCACACAGACTGAACTGTTCATGATGGTTGGGTAGTGCAGAGGGCGGCAGACGGCCACGTAGCGATCAAAGGCCATGACTGTGAGGATCAGGAAGTTGGTGGAGCCCAAGGAGAAGTAAAAGAAAGACTGGGTCAGGCATTCGGCCAGGGACATGGTCTTATGAGTGGACATCAGGTCTGCCAGCATCCTAGGAACCACAGTGGAGGTGACCAGCACCTCCATGAAGGAGAAGTtgcagaggaagaagtacatgggtgaGTGGAGGCGGGAGTCAAGGCATGTGAGGGTGATAATGGTCAGGTTCCCCAGTAATGTCAGCACGTATATCAATAGGATGAAAGCAAACAAGAGGATCTGGAATTCATGGAGATGAGAAAATCCCAGGA
This DNA window, taken from Myotis daubentonii chromosome 10, mMyoDau2.1, whole genome shotgun sequence, encodes the following:
- the LOC132211460 gene encoding olfactory receptor 6V1-like — its product is MSNFSVVREFVLLGFSHLHEFQILLFAFILLIYVLTLLGNLTIITLTCLDSRLHSPMYFFLCNFSFMEVLVTSTVVPRMLADLMSTHKTMSLAECLTQSFFYFSLGSTNFLILTVMAFDRYVAVCRPLHYPTIMNSSVCVKLVVLCWVVGFLSIISPTLQKTQLWFCGPNVIDHYFCDSAPLLKLSCSDTRHIEFMDFFLSLLFVLATMLLIVVSYVLIVAAVLHIPSSSGRQKAFSTCASHLTVVVLGYGSAIFIYVRPGKGHSTHLNKVVALITAVVTPFLNPFIFTFRNEKVKEVIEDITKRILFRDPAAHR